A part of Lacerta agilis isolate rLacAgi1 chromosome 7, rLacAgi1.pri, whole genome shotgun sequence genomic DNA contains:
- the SNX31 gene encoding sorting nexin-31 isoform X3: MTKSMADERRAQLEQYLQNVSIDPSITNSDVFISFFRKLQQDTFKIQTQQSFLDVYLADGRYLRIDIQTSDTAERVLEVVSYKIELSRELIGYFSLFLIQDHNNGELSVLKKLAEFELPYVSLQSMKESPCKIGIRKWYMDPSLDKMLMNCRTSVNLLYIQVLQEMEKNWIKPTDGQMQKLQMLQKVPNKMKFLELAQEVQHYGYIKLAPCSCDYPEAGCTAAIHVGNNEISCCIKLPSNQIKEVSFKINRVRCWQVTFLGSVTGQGLDQFLELRFEYNDSDTWRWIAFNTKQAFLLSSCLKKIISEQLMTPTKGDQEMQIELPEPGKAKKPSIHPSQIFHSGFKPRKKPNASRPNEDDCVFEKIREEDL, from the exons ATGACGAAGTCAATGGCTGATGAAAGGAGAGCTCAGCTTGAACAATATCTACAGAATG TGTCGATTGATCCTAGTATTACGAACAGCGACGTCTTTATTAGTTTCTTTAGGAAATTGCAGCAG GATACATTTAAAATCCAAACCCAACAATCTTTTCTGGATGTTTATCTTGCTGATGGACGGTATCTCAGAATTGATATTCAGACATCGGATACCGCTGAAAGAGTGCTAGAG GTTGTATCGTACAAGATTGAGCTTTCAAGAGAATTAATAGGCTATTTCAGCTTGTTCCTTATTCAAGACCACAACAATGGGGAGCTGTCTG TATTGAAAAAACTGGCAGAATTTGAACTTCCCTATGTGAGTCTTCAGAGCATGAAAGAATCGCCTTGTAAGATTGGGATCAGAAAGTG GTACATGGACCCATCCCTTGATAAAATGCTTATGAATTGCAGAACTTCAGTGAACTTACTTTATATACAG gTTCTGCaggaaatggagaagaactggATCAAGCCTACAGACGGACAGATGCAGAAGCTTCAAATGCTACAGAAAGTACCTAACAAAATGAAG TTTTTAGAGCTGGCTCAGGAGGTCCAGCACTATGGATACATTAAGCTTGCTCCTTGCTCCTGCGACTATCCTGAAGCAGGCTGTACTGCTGCTATTCATGTGGGAAATAATGAGATTAGCTGCTGCATAAAGTTGCCTAGCAACCAGATCAAAGAGGTCAGCTTCAAGATCAACAGGGTGAGGTGCTGGCAGGTCACATTTCTA GGATCTGTTACAGGCCAAGGCCTTGACCAATTCCTGGAGCTCAGGTTTGAGTACAACGATTCTGACACCTGGAGATGGATTGCCTTTAACACAAAGCAG GCATTTCTCCTAAGCAGCTGCTTAAAAAAGATAATATCGGAACAGCTGATGACACCAACCAAAGGTGATCAAGAAATG CAGATTGAACTTCCTGAACCAGGTAAAGCTAAGAAACCAAGCATCCATCCAAGTCAG ATATTTCATTCTGGTTTTAAGCCAAGAAAAAAACCGAACGCTAGTAGACCAAATGAGGATGACTGTGTGTTTGAGAAAATACGCGAAGAAGACTTGTGA
- the SNX31 gene encoding sorting nexin-31 isoform X2, whose protein sequence is MKMHFSIPLSEELLEKFGGRYVLYSVYLEGFLFCKVRYSQLHHWNEQLRRVFGKGVPAFPPKFYLAMTKSMADERRAQLEQYLQNVSIDPSITNSDVFISFFRKLQQDTFKIQTQQSFLDVYLADGRYLRIDIQTSDTAERVLEVVSYKIELSRELIGYFSLFLIQDHNNGELSVLKKLAEFELPYVSLQSMKESPCKIGIRKWYMDPSLDKMLMNCRTSVNLLYIQVLQEMEKNWIKPTDGQMQKLQMLQKVPNKMKFLELAQEVQHYGYIKLAPCSCDYPEAGCTAAIHVGNNEISCCIKLPSNQIKEVSFKINRVRCWQVTFLGSVTGQGLDQFLELRFEYNDSDTWRWIAFNTKQAFLLSSCLKKIISEQLMTPTKGDQEMIELPEPGKAKKPSIHPSQIFHSGFKPRKKPNASRPNEDDCVFEKIREEDL, encoded by the exons ATGAAGATGCACTTCAGCATCCCTCTCTCCGAAGAGCTGCTGGAGAAGTTTGGCGGCCGCTATGTG CTGTACTCCGTGTATCTTGAAGGCTTCCTTTTCTGCAAAGTGCGTTACAGTCAGTTGCACCACTGGAATGAACAG TTAAGGCGGGTCTTTGGGAAAGGTGTGCCTGCGTTCCCTCCAAAATTCTACCTCGCAATGACGAAGTCAATGGCTGATGAAAGGAGAGCTCAGCTTGAACAATATCTACAGAATG TGTCGATTGATCCTAGTATTACGAACAGCGACGTCTTTATTAGTTTCTTTAGGAAATTGCAGCAG GATACATTTAAAATCCAAACCCAACAATCTTTTCTGGATGTTTATCTTGCTGATGGACGGTATCTCAGAATTGATATTCAGACATCGGATACCGCTGAAAGAGTGCTAGAG GTTGTATCGTACAAGATTGAGCTTTCAAGAGAATTAATAGGCTATTTCAGCTTGTTCCTTATTCAAGACCACAACAATGGGGAGCTGTCTG TATTGAAAAAACTGGCAGAATTTGAACTTCCCTATGTGAGTCTTCAGAGCATGAAAGAATCGCCTTGTAAGATTGGGATCAGAAAGTG GTACATGGACCCATCCCTTGATAAAATGCTTATGAATTGCAGAACTTCAGTGAACTTACTTTATATACAG gTTCTGCaggaaatggagaagaactggATCAAGCCTACAGACGGACAGATGCAGAAGCTTCAAATGCTACAGAAAGTACCTAACAAAATGAAG TTTTTAGAGCTGGCTCAGGAGGTCCAGCACTATGGATACATTAAGCTTGCTCCTTGCTCCTGCGACTATCCTGAAGCAGGCTGTACTGCTGCTATTCATGTGGGAAATAATGAGATTAGCTGCTGCATAAAGTTGCCTAGCAACCAGATCAAAGAGGTCAGCTTCAAGATCAACAGGGTGAGGTGCTGGCAGGTCACATTTCTA GGATCTGTTACAGGCCAAGGCCTTGACCAATTCCTGGAGCTCAGGTTTGAGTACAACGATTCTGACACCTGGAGATGGATTGCCTTTAACACAAAGCAG GCATTTCTCCTAAGCAGCTGCTTAAAAAAGATAATATCGGAACAGCTGATGACACCAACCAAAGGTGATCAAGAAATG ATTGAACTTCCTGAACCAGGTAAAGCTAAGAAACCAAGCATCCATCCAAGTCAG ATATTTCATTCTGGTTTTAAGCCAAGAAAAAAACCGAACGCTAGTAGACCAAATGAGGATGACTGTGTGTTTGAGAAAATACGCGAAGAAGACTTGTGA
- the SNX31 gene encoding sorting nexin-31 isoform X1, protein MKMHFSIPLSEELLEKFGGRYVLYSVYLEGFLFCKVRYSQLHHWNEQLRRVFGKGVPAFPPKFYLAMTKSMADERRAQLEQYLQNVSIDPSITNSDVFISFFRKLQQDTFKIQTQQSFLDVYLADGRYLRIDIQTSDTAERVLEVVSYKIELSRELIGYFSLFLIQDHNNGELSVLKKLAEFELPYVSLQSMKESPCKIGIRKWYMDPSLDKMLMNCRTSVNLLYIQVLQEMEKNWIKPTDGQMQKLQMLQKVPNKMKFLELAQEVQHYGYIKLAPCSCDYPEAGCTAAIHVGNNEISCCIKLPSNQIKEVSFKINRVRCWQVTFLGSVTGQGLDQFLELRFEYNDSDTWRWIAFNTKQAFLLSSCLKKIISEQLMTPTKGDQEMQIELPEPGKAKKPSIHPSQIFHSGFKPRKKPNASRPNEDDCVFEKIREEDL, encoded by the exons ATGAAGATGCACTTCAGCATCCCTCTCTCCGAAGAGCTGCTGGAGAAGTTTGGCGGCCGCTATGTG CTGTACTCCGTGTATCTTGAAGGCTTCCTTTTCTGCAAAGTGCGTTACAGTCAGTTGCACCACTGGAATGAACAG TTAAGGCGGGTCTTTGGGAAAGGTGTGCCTGCGTTCCCTCCAAAATTCTACCTCGCAATGACGAAGTCAATGGCTGATGAAAGGAGAGCTCAGCTTGAACAATATCTACAGAATG TGTCGATTGATCCTAGTATTACGAACAGCGACGTCTTTATTAGTTTCTTTAGGAAATTGCAGCAG GATACATTTAAAATCCAAACCCAACAATCTTTTCTGGATGTTTATCTTGCTGATGGACGGTATCTCAGAATTGATATTCAGACATCGGATACCGCTGAAAGAGTGCTAGAG GTTGTATCGTACAAGATTGAGCTTTCAAGAGAATTAATAGGCTATTTCAGCTTGTTCCTTATTCAAGACCACAACAATGGGGAGCTGTCTG TATTGAAAAAACTGGCAGAATTTGAACTTCCCTATGTGAGTCTTCAGAGCATGAAAGAATCGCCTTGTAAGATTGGGATCAGAAAGTG GTACATGGACCCATCCCTTGATAAAATGCTTATGAATTGCAGAACTTCAGTGAACTTACTTTATATACAG gTTCTGCaggaaatggagaagaactggATCAAGCCTACAGACGGACAGATGCAGAAGCTTCAAATGCTACAGAAAGTACCTAACAAAATGAAG TTTTTAGAGCTGGCTCAGGAGGTCCAGCACTATGGATACATTAAGCTTGCTCCTTGCTCCTGCGACTATCCTGAAGCAGGCTGTACTGCTGCTATTCATGTGGGAAATAATGAGATTAGCTGCTGCATAAAGTTGCCTAGCAACCAGATCAAAGAGGTCAGCTTCAAGATCAACAGGGTGAGGTGCTGGCAGGTCACATTTCTA GGATCTGTTACAGGCCAAGGCCTTGACCAATTCCTGGAGCTCAGGTTTGAGTACAACGATTCTGACACCTGGAGATGGATTGCCTTTAACACAAAGCAG GCATTTCTCCTAAGCAGCTGCTTAAAAAAGATAATATCGGAACAGCTGATGACACCAACCAAAGGTGATCAAGAAATG CAGATTGAACTTCCTGAACCAGGTAAAGCTAAGAAACCAAGCATCCATCCAAGTCAG ATATTTCATTCTGGTTTTAAGCCAAGAAAAAAACCGAACGCTAGTAGACCAAATGAGGATGACTGTGTGTTTGAGAAAATACGCGAAGAAGACTTGTGA